Below is a genomic region from Primulina eburnea isolate SZY01 chromosome 9, ASM2296580v1, whole genome shotgun sequence.
atcactcttgttaaaatcataccaaacattcaacatattatcttttcattatatttatcctTGATTTATCCTTATACTATATATCCCTTACTTATCATATCCTATGTATCAAACTGTACCTAACTGTATATTTAGATACCCACAAAGCAAAGGTGAAGAATAGGGCTCGCTAACAAGTAAACGAGAGACGGCAGTGAACAAAGTTTTTTACTCTCAAAAATGGTAATTGCCTcaaaaaaatagaaataaataaatgaaaattaaacATTTACCCCCAACAAAAAGGCTAACTTGCAACTGCCAAAATATTCTGCCGAAATTAAAATATTCTGACTATAATCATACGTACtagtattttttcaaaaaaaaaaaatagaaaaataagcTTTTCAATAAATTCATTGCAAATAgaagattttaaaatataattcaaataCAAATCATTACATCTTCTGACTAATTAAGGATTTAATTAACCTAGAACTGCATGAATACATGTCACTATTCACTAGCCAGCAATTATGTTTTAACTAATACATTTCCACATTGCTTTATTGAagcaaaaaaaaacaaaaaaccctTCAATTCCACCAATAAATATTCCAAGCTAAAATTTTACCACTCGACTATATTTCTAAATATCGTATTATTGAAGCATTTTCAGCTGAAAAATTAGCTCGGGCTCGAAAACTCGATCGATGTTAAATCGAAATTAGCAGAACGTCTGTTGAATTTGATGAGCCAATTCTTCTGCACTAAGTTGGCACTCAATTCCAATCTATACATCAATAAGATACAAATTATACGTTCATTAGTCGTAATCCCGCACGATCAATTAGGATAAAAAGAAATTTAACATTTAACCgagttgaaaaaaaattaaattctcGATAGCGAAAATACCTATTTTGGTCCACTAGTCTATCATATAGTGTACTAAGTATtcagattttttatttgatgCACTAACTTTTAATTTTCGGCTGTTTTGGTCCGATTGCTAATTTGACAACGGATGCATCAACAATTCATGGTTTCAActcagtgtgtgtgtgtgtgtatatatatatatatatatatatatatatatacaaattacAGGAACATTGCAAAAGAcagtaaataattttttaaaaaacgaaTTAATTTAAAAGGCGACAAAGACTTGTGGAAGTGTAGATTATGTTTCATTTAATTTTGGTGTCAGAATTTTGTTTACCGTTTCGAAATTGTCATGTCCATTTCTCAATTAATCTTGAGTCGTCCAGAAAAAATAAGATGCATTGTATATAATATTTGAGTGaaaaccatatatatatatatatatatatatatatatatatatatatatatgaatatatttaatCAAACTTCAGCTTTAAATAATTTTAGGTACGTACCTTAATGGTGAAAGAATTCAGCATTGTTTCATCGACTGTGCTGATGCTCACTTTGAGGATTTCCAGCGCAAGTTCTTCCAGGGCCGAGATGATCTTCACCACCTGGCCTGGAATACGAATGGACATTGTACTGAGTAGCAGGTTCGGGCCCGAGAACTTCACCTCAACTTCGGCTACAGCTGATTTTGAACTTGCCACAAGTTCATTAACACTGTCGTTGATCGATGAAGTCGACGAATTGCATGGAGATCGGTCCACGGGGCTTGGAAGAGACGGTGAGTTGAGATAATATGATTGGTTACTGTGCAGCAAAGGCTTGTACGGGCTGCTTGATTGAGGGGTCCTCGGGCTTATAGGGACGCCTAACCTCGGGCTCAATGGTGGTTTTCGTGGGCTCAAGGGCGAGGGTCTCGGGCTCAACACTTCATTGTAGGCTTTTCTTTGCTTCTTGGCTTCAAGGGAACGGAGAACTTGTTGCAACTCGTTGATGTAATTCACTACTCCTCCAATTATTGAGGCTTGGTCACcctaaaacaaaaataattctCGTCGCTCCGTCAAAAATCGTAACTGATAGTAACAATgcgatttaaataaatattttaagccaTGTAACATACATCACAAAAAACTATATATTACCAGAAAAAAGATGTTTTTTCGTAATGCCGACATATAGGGACGACTAATTGAGACACTTATGCAATATCCATTTTAATGTATCGATAGGACCGAGTTAAGACAGTCAACTTTAACGAGACGAGTTGTGATAGTTGTCCTTATCAAAAAatatagagtgagtctcatgtgagactgtctcacggatattaatctgtgagacgggtcaatcctacctatatttacaataaaaagtaatactcttagcataaaaagtaatactttttcatggatgacccaaaagaggtccgtctcacaaatatgacacgtgagaccgtctcacacatgtttttgccaaaaatataTGTCTCAGCTGGCTTATCCCTTCTTATAATTTCCGGAGTTTGGAGGAGCACAAATTATAACTAACTTTAAGTTTAAATAACTGGGAAACATGCATTATTTCAATTAGCAATAGTTCTTCAATTTGCTAGAAAAACATAGTTTTAGTCCAAGTAACCAAAAGGGAGAAATGTATCATATAATTCACGGTACATTAACAAAAATATAACACTAAATATGACTTTACGATAAAATCGATGATTTGTAATCTGATActaaaatattaagtttgggGACAAATCCCAACTGCGTAATACCCTTCCAACTCACAAAAAATGGTAAAATAACATATATACGTACCCCTTTGACATAAAAGCAAGGCATCAAAGACCGAAGCACGGAGAGATTCCCATTCATTTGCTTCCTACGGTTCCTCTCCACAGTAATGTGTGATATTCTCTCCTGCCCTTCTCCAGAATTAGAAGATGCTGTCGCAGCATTCAACTTTTGTCTCTTCGGTTTCGGAGACGCAGCCACAGCTTCGGCCTCGGCCTCGGCTTCGGATTCCCAAAAACCACTTAAAGAAGGAGAATAACCTGCAGAAACTGTTTGAAACTCGAAGCTTTCTTTGCTGTCTTCTCCACCATTGTTTAAGGCTGAAAATTCCGTTTGATGATCAGAACCACTGTCCAAAGCCTCGAGAATACTGAAAATATCGTCCGGGGAAGCGGCGTTGTAGACATTATTAGCTTCACTGAACGCAGATTCCCCGAAGAAATCGGATGTATTACCCTCACGGTCCATCTTTTGAAGCTTGAGTTTCAACAAGACAAATTAAAAAAAGTTCGAAAACCAAGAACAGGTCGACGGGTTAGTGGTCAGTAATGAAAAAAATGATGGGGTTTAATCTGCAGGTGGAGATATATATCAAGAAAATTAAACAAAACCCATGAAATATTGTTTGGAGTAGTTGAAAAAAGTAATTTAAGGTGATCTGAAAAGGACCAAACTATCGACATCAATAGTGTTTCAGAAACAAGACAGTAATGGCCAATGGGTAGCTTTGtttggagtgagtctcatgtgagaccgtctcacgggtcagaatccgtgagacgggtcatccctacccatattcacaataaaaagtaatactcttagtataaaaagtaatactttttcatgggtgacccaaataagagatccgtctcataaatatgacctgtaagaccgtctcacacaagtttttgccctttGTTTTATATGGATATGTTTTGTATGCAAACCGTTAAATTTTGGGGAAGTAGCGTTCGGCACACAAGTGTGTGTAGAAAGTTAAATTAGGTCTCACATGTTTACCttgtttgtatttttttttttttttttgtcaaatttcatttttagTCTATTATAATTGTTTGTTTTTTGATATTGTTGCTAGTCATATGATGTTGATACGACACCGATATGGTGCAAAGCCGCAAACATACACAATGCTTTATCGGCATTCTAGCAGAAAAAATATCTAAAATTGCAAAATATTGAAAGACACATAAGCAAGACTATAATTTAGTACATCAAAAGACAAAAaaccaaaacaaaacaaaaaaaaaatatatcaaaactgtaattttatgtatatatacgTCGGTGAAATTATATGTTCGGtgaaatttatttcatttattgATTATAGATATGATATTTCAAGACTGCGCATATATATACGTTGTATATGTCATGTTAAAACTTAAACTGAACTCTTTAAAAAATATGTCAACTAATTAATTCAAGAGTGAATTTGCTTTATCCCCAAAACCAAATTTAATTTTGCATTCATTTCTTATTAAAAATCAGtacataacatttaaaatatgatgctaatatataatatttgagtatcaattgttttaaattttgaataacTTTGTTAATATCAACATTTGCTAAACATGTTCGAGTaaccaaaaatcatatatattagTACCAGATCTGAAACAGTTGctactcaaatatcatatattagtattatattttcaatattttgtacCGATTTTCATCAGAAATATAAGTTTGCCAATTATATCAATAGTTTTCATACATGTTTGAgtactcaaaaatcatatattagtatcaGAGCTGAAACAACTTACacacaaatattatatattaatatcatatgtTAATATTTGTATAGATTTTCATTTGAAAAAAAGAAACACATGAGTCCAAAgatacaaaaatatttttttaattgaaaaatGCAAACACATATTTTGTTTacgaattgaaaataaaattaaacttGAATGTGATGATTCAAAGCAAATTTACTCTTACTTTAAATGACAAAAGCAAATTTCAAAAGTATTGTCGCCCAATTTTGTACATTGAGCAAATAAGTCATTTTTTTCTCCTAAAATTTCAAAAGTATTTTCGCCCAATTTTGTACATTGAGCAAATAAGACATTTTTTTCCTTAAAGTTGAAATTTCTTTAGAATTGTATGTGTCAGTCTTTTAATATGCACATCTGACTTCAATTTTAAAtcacaaaaaattaaatataatagttTCAAAACCTAAATAAATACTGTTCATAATCTTGCTAAGAAATTATTTGTGCTTTCCTGATACAACATTGATGTTTATACCGTTTCAATATATGATAAATTAAtgttcaaaaaataatatttattgtaCTTTACATCAATGCATTTTTTTTAGAAACTATGAAGATCAACTTGggtatatattattaattaaatgatacAAGCATGTATTTTAATGTTAATTAGCAGTAATATGTTATTctaaaatttttcatttttaaatgtATCATGCATTAAAATACTAATATCTAAGTCCGAATAATAAATTAGGTAAGAGGATAGATGTAAAAATACTAGCATAAAGTACATGATTTTTTATTAAGTAGagtacatgcatata
It encodes:
- the LOC140842138 gene encoding transcription factor SPEECHLESS-like translates to MDREGNTSDFFGESAFSEANNVYNAASPDDIFSILEALDSGSDHQTEFSALNNGGEDSKESFEFQTVSAGYSPSLSGFWESEAEAEAEAVAASPKPKRQKLNAATASSNSGEGQERISHITVERNRRKQMNGNLSVLRSLMPCFYVKGGDQASIIGGVVNYINELQQVLRSLEAKKQRKAYNEVLSPRPSPLSPRKPPLSPRLGVPISPRTPQSSSPYKPLLHSNQSYYLNSPSLPSPVDRSPCNSSTSSINDSVNELVASSKSAVAEVEVKFSGPNLLLSTMSIRIPGQVVKIISALEELALEILKVSISTVDETMLNSFTIKIGIECQLSAEELAHQIQQTFC